One Tolypothrix bouteillei VB521301 DNA window includes the following coding sequences:
- a CDS encoding ABC transporter permease has translation MAKSIKLTKISLFEILSMAVEALWSNRLRTGLTMLGVIIGITSVIAVTSVGQGIQKATELQIQALGSNVMLVLAGFARTGGISQGVGTSSTLTWEDARAIAEQVTAAESVTAYLQRGVQVVYEGQNISTTVLGTDLNYPEVRNVNPQEGQYFTQEDLDSAKPVVVLGSKVRDDLFGVGGSAIGANIRIQNGRYTVIGVMEEKGASGTQNQDDQMYIPLTNMSARIVGNNALNGTAINGVWIKTRDEAQLDAAQFQVTNLLRIRHNIYPPQADDFRIINQVDIINTFTSVVSLFTVLVGAIAGISLIVGGIGIANIMLVSVVERTREIGIRKAVGATKSAILSQFLTEAVAVAIVGGAIGIGFGICLTFIAANVFKFPFIVSFWAIVAGFGVSFITGLVAGVIPARNAARLDPINALRSD, from the coding sequence ATGGCAAAGTCTATTAAATTAACCAAAATTTCGTTATTTGAAATTCTATCGATGGCAGTGGAAGCCCTGTGGAGCAATCGTCTCCGCACGGGATTAACAATGCTGGGAGTTATTATAGGTATTACTTCGGTTATTGCCGTGACCTCTGTGGGGCAGGGTATACAGAAAGCAACCGAGCTACAGATTCAAGCGCTTGGTTCTAATGTCATGCTGGTGCTAGCGGGATTTGCTCGCACTGGGGGGATCAGTCAGGGTGTTGGGACTTCATCAACTCTCACTTGGGAAGATGCACGAGCAATAGCCGAGCAAGTTACGGCGGCGGAATCTGTCACGGCTTATCTACAGCGTGGAGTTCAGGTGGTTTATGAGGGACAAAATATTTCTACCACGGTTCTGGGTACAGATCTCAATTACCCAGAGGTGAGAAATGTTAACCCTCAAGAAGGGCAGTACTTTACTCAAGAAGACTTGGATAGCGCCAAACCAGTGGTTGTTCTGGGGAGTAAGGTGCGGGACGATCTTTTTGGTGTTGGGGGGTCAGCGATCGGGGCTAATATTCGCATTCAAAATGGACGATATACAGTTATTGGGGTGATGGAGGAGAAAGGCGCATCGGGAACTCAAAACCAAGATGACCAGATGTATATCCCGCTGACAAATATGTCTGCCAGAATTGTTGGTAACAATGCTCTCAACGGTACGGCTATTAATGGTGTGTGGATCAAAACTCGAGACGAGGCGCAGTTGGATGCGGCTCAGTTTCAGGTGACAAACTTGCTCCGCATTCGGCACAACATTTACCCGCCTCAAGCAGATGACTTTCGCATCATCAATCAAGTTGATATTATCAACACTTTTACCAGTGTTGTAAGTCTGTTTACCGTTTTGGTAGGAGCTATCGCTGGTATTTCCCTGATTGTTGGGGGGATTGGTATTGCTAATATCATGTTAGTTTCAGTTGTGGAAAGAACCAGAGAAATTGGTATCCGCAAGGCAGTAGGAGCAACCAAAAGTGCCATTCTGAGTCAGTTCTTGACTGAAGCGGTGGCTGTAGCCATTGTCGGTGGAGCAATTGGTATTGGTTTTGGCATTTGCTTGACCTTTATAGCTGCTAATGTGTTTAAATTTCCATTTATTGTGTCCTTCTGGGCAATTGTTGCTGGTTTTGGTGTCTCGTTCATCACGGGATTGGTAGCAGGAGTTATCCCAGCCCGTAACGCTGCTCGACTCGATCCCATTAATGCTTTACGGAGCGATTAA
- a CDS encoding DUF7219 family protein has translation MKSDFLYPHKAYHGVTTPENLKFDAMLQYFTQRVDYIVGLETNGKLPSVEAFEKIQSLWEQLDNLKKELGIGKSSSNGDQK, from the coding sequence ATGAAAAGTGATTTTCTTTACCCTCATAAAGCCTACCATGGTGTTACAACTCCAGAAAATCTTAAGTTTGACGCAATGTTGCAGTACTTTACACAACGCGTTGACTATATTGTAGGATTAGAAACTAATGGCAAGCTTCCCAGCGTTGAAGCTTTTGAAAAAATCCAGTCTTTATGGGAACAATTGGATAACTTAAAAAAAGAACTCGGAATTGGAAAATCCAGTTCTAATGGTGACCAAAAGTAA
- a CDS encoding ABC transporter ATP-binding protein: protein MAAMIWMESITKTYRLGETEVPILKGIDLTVEEGEYVAIMGMSGSGKSTLMNIIGCLDRPTSGYYVLEGQNLTTLNDDELAFIRNQRLGFVFQQFNLLPRATAVENVMLPMVYAGVPKHQRQKRAIAALTRVGLAERLNNRPNQLSGGQQQRVAIARALVNRPALVLADEPTGALDSQTSQEVMDLLSELNHQGITIVIVTHEPDVAARTNRVIHVKDGLIVSPVSAL, encoded by the coding sequence ATGGCAGCGATGATTTGGATGGAAAGCATTACCAAAACTTACCGTTTGGGTGAGACTGAAGTACCAATCCTGAAAGGGATTGATTTGACAGTAGAGGAAGGTGAGTATGTTGCCATTATGGGAATGTCCGGTTCTGGTAAGTCTACTTTGATGAATATCATAGGTTGTTTGGATCGCCCCACAAGCGGATACTATGTTTTAGAGGGTCAAAATTTGACGACTTTAAATGATGATGAGTTAGCTTTTATCCGCAACCAGCGTCTTGGTTTTGTGTTTCAGCAATTCAACCTTTTGCCTCGTGCGACTGCTGTGGAAAATGTTATGCTACCCATGGTTTATGCAGGGGTTCCCAAGCATCAACGACAGAAGAGAGCGATCGCAGCTTTAACAAGAGTTGGGTTAGCAGAAAGGCTGAACAACCGCCCCAACCAACTTTCCGGCGGACAACAGCAAAGAGTCGCGATCGCCCGTGCTTTAGTGAATCGTCCTGCTTTGGTGCTTGCAGATGAACCAACAGGTGCATTGGATAGTCAAACTTCACAAGAAGTAATGGATTTACTGAGTGAATTAAACCATCAAGGCATCACAATTGTCATTGTGACTCATGAACCTGATGTTGCTGCAAGAACTAATAGGGTTATTCACGTTAAGGATGGATTGATTGTTTCTCCTGTTAGCGCTCTTTAG